A genomic region of Oryza glaberrima chromosome 1, OglaRS2, whole genome shotgun sequence contains the following coding sequences:
- the LOC127772203 gene encoding probable pectinesterase/pectinesterase inhibitor 51, whose protein sequence is MSPPPLRLLLFLLLLHLPSSLSSRHHHHAPSPSKPAPASYAAPLAVLLACNATRFQSACVSTLSNASADASTPDLLAATLSALRARIPPAVSTARSVLAASSNVNLTNAATNCLTFLSLSTHRLSPPPSTSSPSLLSASTALLHLYDCWSAYKYVNFSRTISDAMAYLDDTIAVNSNYISMLAALQRYGDDTSRWAPPQTERDGYWPPAAAGSAADEDALGVPKGLPPNVTVCGAGCHYKTVGEAVAAAPDYGDEMFVVHVKEGVYKETVNVPWEKTNVVVVGDGMGKTVITGDLNADTPGVSTFNTATVGVLADGFMARDLTISNTAGPDAHQAVAFRSTGDRTVLDTVELLGHQDTLYAHAMRQFYTRCRVSGTVDFVFGNSATVLRDTALIVLPRQLRPEKGENDAVTAQGRTDPAQPTGIVLRGCIVNGSDAYMALYREKPDVHHVYLGRPWKEYSRTVYVGCTLSEIVQPRGWMAWNGDFALKTLYYGEYESAGPGGDGASGSRIGWSSQVPRDHVDVYSVASFIQGDKWIPRIH, encoded by the exons atgtcgccgccgccgcttcgcctcctcctcttcctcctcctgctccacctcccctcctccctctcctcgcgccaccaccaccacgccccgtcgccgtccaagccggcgccggcctcctacgcggcgccgctcgccgtcctcctcgcttGCAACGCCACGCGGTTCCAGTCCGCCTGCGTCTCCACGCTCTCCAACGCCTCCGCCGACGCGTCCACCCcggacctcctcgccgccacgctCTCCGCGCTCAGGGCCCGCATCCCGCCGGCCGTCTCCACGGCGCGGtccgtcctcgccgcctcctccaacgTCAACCTCACCAACGCCGCCACCAACTGCCTCAcgttcctctccctctccacccaccgcctctcgccgccgccctcgacgtcgtcgccgtctctcctctccgcctccaccgcgctcCTCCACCTCTACGACTGCTGGTCCGCCTACAAGTACGTCAACTTCTCCCGCACCATCTCCGACGCCATGGCCTACCTCGACGACACCATCGCCGTCAACAGCAACTACATCTCCATGCTCGCCGCGCTGCAGCGCTACGGCGACGACACCTCCCGGTGGGCCCCGCCGCAGACCGAGCGCGACGGCTACTggccgcccgcggcggcggggtccgccgccgacgaggacgcgCTCGGCGTGCCCAAGGGGCTCCCCCCCAACGTGACGGTGTGCGGCGCGGGGTGCCACTACAAGAcggtgggggaggcggtggcggcggcgccggactaCGGCGACGAGATGTTCGTGGTGCACGTGAAGGAGGGGGTGTACAAGGAGACGGTGAACGTGCCGTGGGAGAAGACGAACGTGGTGGTCGTCGGGGACGGCATGGGGAAGACGGTCATCACCGGCGACCTCAACGCCGACACGCCGGGCGTCTCCACGTTCAACACGGCCACCGTAG GCGTGCTCGCGGACGGCTTCATGGCGCGCGACCTGACGATCTCCAACACGGCCGGGCCCGACGCGCACCAGGCGGTGGCGTTCCGGTCGACGGGCGACCGCACGGTGCTGGACACGGTGGAGCTCCTGGGCCACCAGGACACGCTGTACGCGCACGCCATGCGGCAGTTCTACACCCGGTGCCGCGTCTCTGGCACCGTCGACTTCGTCTTCGGCAACTCGGCCACCGTCCTCCGCGACACCGCCCTCATCGTCCTCCCGAGGCAGCTCCGCCCGGAGAAGGGCGAGAACGACGCCGTCACCGCGCAGGGGCGCACCGACCCGGCGCAGCCCACGGGGATCGTGCTCCGCGGCTGCATCGTCAACGGCAGCGACGCCTACATGGCGCTGTACAGGGAGAAGCCCGACGTGCACCACGTCTACCTGGGCCGGCCCTGGAAGGAGTACTCGCGCACGGTGTACGTCGGCTGCACGCTCTCCGAGATCGTGCAGCCGCGCGGGTGGATGGCGTGGAACGGCGACTTCGCGCTCAAGACGCTCTACTACGGCGAGTACGAGAGCGCcggccccggcggcgacggcgccagcGGGAGCAGGATCGGGTGGAGCAGCCAGGTGCCCAGGGACCACGTCGACGTGTACAGCGTCGCCAGCTTCATACAGGGTGACAAGTGGATACCCAGAATACATTAG
- the LOC127772211 gene encoding protein trichome berefringence-like 7: MVTGSFSRSTSARLTARGGVGSPRVSAAAAAHRKWWWWAPSGPSFECAALAFFLSSVALVLSCALYLYLFRYQGRGHAVAEFAGDNLGSCDVFDGSWVPDRRYPLYNSSDCPFVERGFNCLANGRKDTGYLKWRWKPRGCDLPRFSARDVLERLRGKRVVFVGDSMSRTQWESFICMLMAGVENPKTVYEVNGNQISKTIRFLGVRFASFNLNVEFFRSVFLVQQSPAPRSSPKRVRAILKLDKMDNISRKWENADVLIFNSGHWWTPSKLFDMGCYFEAGGLLKLGTSINSAFKMALETWASWVKEKVDLKRTHVFFRTYEPSHWSGSNQKVCEVTEFPTAEAKGDDRSEFGDILAGVVVNMSVPATILNVTLMGAFRSDAHIGIWSHPSTILDCSHWCLPGVPDAWNELVISHLLTNGWRTLAG, translated from the exons aTGGTGACCGGGAGCTTTAGCAGGAGCACGTCGGCGCGGCTCACAGCGAGGGGCGGCGTCGGGAGCCCGcgggtgtcggcggcggcggccgcgcaccgcaagtggtggtggtgggcgccCTCGGGGCCGTCGTTCGAGTGCGCCGCCTTGGCCTTCTTCCTTTCCTCCGTCGCGCTCGTGCTCTCCTGCGCGCTGTATCTGTATCTCTTCCGGTACCAGGGCCGCGGCCATGCGGTCGCCGAGTTCGCCGGCGACAACCTAGGGTCCTGCGACGTGTTCGACGGAAGCTGGGTGCCGGACAGGAGGTACCCTTTGTACAATAGCTCCGATTGCCCGTTTGTGGAGAGGGGATTCAATTGCCTGGCAAATGGGAGGAAGGACACCGGCTACCTGAAATGGCGGTGGAAGCCAAGGGGATGCGACTTGCCGCGGTTCAGTGCCAGGGATGTGTTGGAACGGCTGAGGGGGAAGAGGGTTGTGTTTGTGGGGGACTCCATGAGCCGGACACAGTGGGAATCTTTCATCTGCATGCTCATGGCAGGGGTGGAGAATCCCAAGACTGTTTATGAGGTTAATGGCAATCAGATCTCAAAGACTATCCGGTTTTTAGGAGTGAGATTTGCGTCATTCAACCTGAATGTAGAGTTCTTCCGGTCGGTGTTTCTTGTACAACAGAGCCCTGCACCTCGCAGTAGCCCAAAAAGGGTCCGAGCAATTCTCAAGCTTGATAAGATGGATAATATCAGCCGGAAATGGGAGAATGCTGATGTGCTTATTTTCAACTCAGGGCATTGGTGGACTCCCAGCAAATTATTTGATAT GGGCTGCTATTTTGAGGCTGGAGGTTTGCTTAAACTAGGTACATCCATTAATTCTGCTTTCAAAATGGCACTTGAAACATGGGCTTCATGGGTGAAGGAAAAGGTGGATTTAAAACGAACACATGTCTTTTTCCGCACGTATGAGCCATCTCATTGGAG TGGTTCAAATCAAAAGGTATGTGAAGTAACAGAATTTCCTACAGCTGAGGCCAAAGGAGATGACAGAAGTGAATTTGGAGATATACTCGCTGGGGTTGTGGTGAACATGAGCGTTCCTGCAACTATCTTGAATGTGACTTTGATGGGGGCCTTCAGAAGTGATGCTCATATCGGTATATGGAGTCATCCTTCAACCATACTTGATTGCAGTCATTGGTGCCTTCCTGGAGTCCCAGATGCTTGGAATGAACTAGTAATTTCCCACCTTTTGACGAATG GTTGGCGAACTTTGGCTGGCTGA
- the LOC127758560 gene encoding sugar transport protein 12-like, with the protein MAATAASSSSLPVVVVSPLLPLSLGAGIVPAVIVIVGAASIPDTPNSFTLRGRLNEARDLLWRIRRAGAATADVDAKLKDIVRAAEEDRRYESGALWRLLRCEYRPHLVMAMLIMVFNPATRVLIIASVTVAFLLLLAFFFIILPRGGTPPEVVSSSKEGGIRGRRDGGGVFQVESYGERCEHVAEEDGHDRRQFPRGYVDYLYLFNCVFGVERRVLGYGVMAAWLAVLFYLLGDTAAVYFCSSLKGLSWLLRLSRRSPA; encoded by the exons atggctgccaccgccgcctcctcaagCTCTTTGCCC GTGGTGGTTGTCTCGCCGCTACTTCCACTCTCGCTCGGCGCCGGCATCGTCCCggccgtcatcgtcatcgtggGCGCCGCGTCCATCCCGGACACGCCTAACAGCTTCACGCTGCGTGGGAGGCTCAACGAGGCCCGCGACTTGCTGTGGCGCATCCGCAGGGCCGGGGCGGccaccgccgacgtcgacgccaAGCTCAAGGATATCGTCCGCGCTGCCGAGGAGGACCGGAGGTATGAGTCGGGCGCGTTGTGGCGGCTTCTTCGTTGCGAGTACCGGCCACACCTGGTGATGGCCATGCTAATCATGGTGTTCAAC CCGGCGACAAGGGTGCTGATCATTGCCAGCGTCACCGTGGCCTTCTTGCTCCTGCtcgccttcttcttcatcatcttgccGCGCGGCGGCACACCGCCGGAGGTGGTATCGTCGTCCAAGGAGGGCGGGATCCGGGGGCgtcgcgatggcggcggcgtatTCCAGGTTGAGAGCTATGGGGAGAGGTGCGAGCACGTCGCCGAGGAGGATGGCCATGATCGCCGGCAATTCCCGCGTGGCTACGTCGACTACCTGTACCTGTTCAACTGCGTGTTCGGTGTGGAGCGGCGGGTTCTTGGCTACGGCGTGATGGCGGCTTGGCTCGCCGTGCTGTTCTACCTGCTCGGTGACACGGCGGCGGTGTACTTCTGCTCCAGCCTCAAGGGCCTCTCGTGGCTGCTCCGCCTCTCCCGACGATCGCCGGCGTGA
- the LOC127759837 gene encoding stearoyl-[acyl-carrier-protein] 9-desaturase 1, chloroplastic, with translation MQVVGTVRVSGCGAVVAPSRRQCRVSAAVLTAAETATATRRRVTHSMPPEKAEVFRSLEGWARSSLLPLLKPVEECWQPTDFLPDSSSEMFEHQVHELRARAAGLPDEYFVVLVGDMITEEALPTYQTMINTLDGVRDETGASACPWAVWTRTWTAEENRHGDILGKYMYLSGRVDMRMVEKTVQYLIGSGMDPGTENNPYLGFVYTSFQERATAVSHGNTARLARAHGDDVLARTCGTIAADEKRHETAYGRIVEQLLRLDPDGAMLAIADMMHKRITMPAHLMHDGRDMNLFDHFAAVAQRLNVYTARDYADIVEFLVKRWKLETLETGLSGEGRRARDFVCGLAKRMRRAAERAEDRAKKDEQRKVKFSWIYDREVIV, from the exons ATGCAGGTCGTGGGAACCGTGCGTGTCAGTGGctgcggcgcggtggtggcgccctCGCGCCGGCAGTGCCGCGTGTCCGCGGCTGTGCTGACGGCcgcggagacggcgacggcgacgcggcgccgcGTGACGCACTCGATGCCGCCGGAGAAGGCGGAGGTGTTCCGGTCGCTGGAAGGGTGGGCGAGGTcgtcgctgctgccgctgctcaaGCCCGTGGAGGAGTGCTGGCAGCCGACGGACTTCCTGCCGGACTCGTCGTCGGAGATGTTCGAGCACCAGGTCCACGagctccgcgcgcgcgccgcggggcTCCCCGACGAGTACTTCGTCGTGCTGGTCGGGGACATGATTACCGAGGAGGCGCTGCCGACGTACCAGACCATGATCAACACGCTCGACGGCGTCCGCGACGAGACCGGCGCCAGCGCCTGCCCCTGGGCCGTCTGGACGCGCACCTGGACCGCCGAGGAGAACCGCCACGGCGACATCCTCGGCAAGTACATGTACCTCTCCGGCCGCGTCGACATGCGCATGGTCGAGAAGACCGTCCAGTACCTCATCGGCTCCGGCATG GATCCGGGGACGGAGAACAACCCGTACCTGGGGTTCGTGTACACCAGCTTCCAGGAGCGCGCGACGGCCGTGTCGCACGGGAACACGGCGCGTCTCGCCAGGGCGCACGGGGACGACGTCCTGGCGCGCACCTGCggcaccatcgccgccgacgagaagcGGCACGAGACGGCGTACGGGCGCATCGTGGAGCAGCTGCTGCGGCTCGACCCGGACGGCGCCATGCTCGCCATCGCCGACATGATGCACAAGCGGATCACCATGCCCGCGCACCTCATGCACGACGGCCGCGACATGAACCTGTTCGACCACTTCGCCGCCGTGGCGCAGCGCCTCAACGTCTACACCGCGCGCGACTACGCCGACATCGTCGAGTTCCTCGTCAAGCGGTGGAAGCTGGAGACCCTGGAGACCGGGCTCTCCGGCGAGGGCCGGAGGGCCCGGGACTTCGTGTGCGGGCTCGCGAAGAGGATGCGGCGGGCCGCGGAGCGGGCTGAGGACAGGGCTAAGAAGGATGAGCAGAGGAAGGTCAAGTTCAGCTGGATCTATGATAGGGAAGTGATTGTCTAG
- the LOC127759836 gene encoding pentatricopeptide repeat-containing protein At3g21470-like produces MAASRARQLHALYLTRGCRDPDMWANLAKVYASNSFLREAAIIYSKLLPHRTHHLPLVIVLLKATASRADPVLGRALHAEAVKSANAHDRLVGTTLVSVYCKCGLLADARRVFDGMLDRNAVTCNAMLAGYAAAGDMVSAEALFAGMGSRTPVTWATLIRGFAGKGDMAETRRWFEAMPLGMQNVVTWTVAVQAYVAAGDMETARELFNKMPARNAFVWSSMVTGNFKAGNAEEAQAVFDKIPVRNLVNWNALIAGYAKMGCCEKALEAFHSMLKDKIKPDEFTMAGVLSACAQFGSLEQARKVHNFIIQHRIRKNQFVMNGLVDMFAKCGDLAFARNIFDNMQWRNTECWNSMISALSSHGQSIEAIRLFSKMECSEQKPNEITLLAVLGACTHGGFVDEGLRIFSKFDIYGVAAAVEHYGCLVDLLGRAGRLREAYEIVKNMLVEPNEVIWGSLLGACRVHGDAEMSELVSSEIHQLHSRRVSTNDAEYILLSNIMASSERWEQAERMRRKMALHGVGKTPGCSSVELEITEHQVCAGSGTLSQLH; encoded by the coding sequence ATGGCGGCTAGCCGAGCGAGGCAACTCCACGCTCTCTACCTGACGAGAGGATGCCGTGACCCAGACATGTGGGCCAACCTCGCCAAGGTCTACGCCTCCAACTCCTTCCTCCGGGAGGCCGCTATCATCTACTCGAAGCTACTGCCCCATCGTACTCACCACCTGCCCCTTGTCATCGTCCTCCTCAAGGCAACCGCCTCCCGCGCGGATCCCGTCCTCGGCAGGGCCCTCCACGCGGAGGCCGTGAAATCCGCCAACGCCCACGACCGCCTCGTGGGGACGACGCTGGTGTCCGTGTACTGCAAGTGCGGCCTCCTGGCCGACGCGCGCagggtgttcgacggaatgctgGACCGGAACGCCGTGACGTGCAACGCCATGCTCGCCGGgtacgcggcggcgggagacatGGTGAGCGCGGAGGCGCTGTTCGCCGGCATGGGCTCACGGACTCCCGTCACGTGGGCAACGCTGATCCGGGGGTTCGCGGGGAAGGGCGACATGGCGGAAACGCGGCGGTGGTTTGAGGCCATGCCGCTGGGCATGCAGAACGTCGTCACGTGGACCGTGGCCGTGCAGGCCTACGTTGCCGCGGGGGACATGGAGACCGCGAGGGAGCTGTTCAACAAGATGCCTGCGCGGAACGCGTTTGTGTGGTCGTCGATGGTCACCGGGAACTTCAAGGCTGGCAATGCCGAGGAAGCGCAAGCGGTGTTCGACAAAATCCCCGTGCGCAACTTGGTGAACTGGAACGCACTAATAGCAGGGTATGCCAAAATGGGATGCTGCGAGAAGGCACTGGAAGCATTTCACTCCATGCTGAAGGACAAGATCAAGCCGGACGAGTTCACCATGGCAGGTGTTCTCTCTGCCTGCGCACAGTTCGGTTCGCTAGAGCAAGCGAGAAAGGTTCACAATTTCATCATCCAGCACCGTATCCGGAAGAACCAGTTCGTTATGAATGGCCTGGTTGACATGTTCGCCAAGTGCGGTGACCTCGCTTTCGCACGAAATATCTTCGACAACATGCAATGGAGGAACACCGAATGCTGGAACTCGATGATCTCTGCACTTTCCAGCCATGGACAGAGCATTGAGGCTATTCGGTTGTTCTCCAAGATGGAGTGTTCGGAGCAGAAGCCTAATGAGATCACACTTCTTGCCGTACTCGGAGCTTGCACACACGGAGGATTTGTAGATGAAGGACTAAGAATCTTCAGCAAATTCGATATTTACGGGGTTGCTGCTGCAGTAGAGCATTACGGCTGCCTGGTTGATCTCTTGGGCCGTGCTGGAAGATTGAGGGAAGCTTATGAGATTGTCAAGAACATGCTTGTTGAACCCAATGAGGTGATCTGGGGCTCCCTGCTCGGAGCTTGCAGGGTGCATGGCGACGCAGAGATGTCTGAACTCGTATCAAGTGAGATCCACCAATTGCACTCCCGTCGTGTGTCAACCAACGATGCAGAGTACATCTTGCTGTCAAATATCATGGCCTCGTCGGAGAGGTGGGAGCAGGCTGAACGCATGAGGAGAAAGATGGCGCTCCATGGAGTTGGGAAGACCCCAGGGTGCAGTTCAGTGGAGCTCGAGATTACTGAACACCAAGTATGTGCAGGCAGTGGTACGTTATCCCAGCTACACTGA
- the LOC127758721 gene encoding LOW QUALITY PROTEIN: CHD3-type chromatin-remodeling factor PICKLE-like (The sequence of the model RefSeq protein was modified relative to this genomic sequence to represent the inferred CDS: substituted 1 base at 1 genomic stop codon): protein MPPARGGRRGRGRGRRGGRGGAASRARGENVVDVEPIKLGDDDAKVDPQTKSPNEEITSAEVCEVETSEASPLGAPEEDEGKPGSTRNLKRLRKTITIDSAAAEEHGAESDDEASCQELAPCRRSKRLRCKPTRKRSKPTGKRDLGGKESEDDVFANSSSSSQDDAGKLASRRSKRLRERLTSDYFDGDVGEDKDTLGSSSDDYDDNCSAPRRGSKRLRNRLGPRNISYADDDSDTDDNCKKIVPCRRTSKRLQEKRKAHDVSEESYTEASSCMLSTSSSDDELLHNSIKPGRRNSGGPSCSICKIGIACSFLIKCKNSTCSCSFHTFCLDPPLQEIIGTWECSWCKSNAAPAVKVTEVLTXKKIQRLVGHRRILQEADFQYQFLVKWQSLSHHHDCWVPLEWLHVSDPLRVQSYLNKNCLPKEVYSEDQRKLEWFEVDRAIACRRKFHHEGLCDVLATFQDNQDFDGYEFLVKWKGLDYCEATWEPCCTDGVQQVVSMLVRRHKNASKRVNISQTCLDGSKIEEVHCGSLYDYQLQGLQWLIDNFKTRRSVILADEMGLGKTVQVVCFLYHIIKESLTASPALILAPKSILLQWEKEFCQWASDLNVIVYQGDRDSRKCIQVHEMYSSDGKPLFDALVTSYEFVQIDKAVLQKFKWSTIVIDEAHRMKKLDCNLAACLKRYCSEFRLLLTGTPLQNNIMELFSLLHYIDPDEFSDPKADGLFSPIESGRDLTMDEKVARIHDILKPRMLRRMKSDVLTDSMPVKKWVEVPCALADSQRELYINILERNYSKLNSAIRNGRKLSLNNYLFPGLEVGQQATEDVFLSLIASSGKLQLLHKLLPRLKERGNRVLIFSQMTRMLDILEDFLCSLGYKYARIDGQTSLSARQESIKEYKNIDSETFIFLMSTRAGGIDIETPGADRVIIYDPDFNPFMDLQAQSRAHRIGQTRPVVVYQLITKCSVEEKILQKSKQKLAIENMLMNSSKKPSADELQSILLHGAKTIVDRKISATSIHYDNEAIENLLKLDPSTGEKCSSDDNGYLGSIVSFAHGVEDEAPSSPKVEDLKVLKPATPKVDLGRGKRQRKVVNYADEVENEDSDDMYAPEGSSTSESSSSSSDDETDSALQLQIVTVPDIDAD, encoded by the exons ATGCCGCCGGCGAGAGGCGGGAGGCGTGGGAGGGGGCGAGGTAGGCGAGGTGGACGCGGAGGCGCCGCCTCTAGGGCGCGAGGCGAGAACGTCGTAGACGTCGAGCCGATCAAGCTCGGTGATG ATGATGCGAAGGTAGATCCACAGACGAAGTCACCTAACGAAGAAATAACAAGCGCGGAGGTTTGCGAGGTGGAGACCTCTGAGGCTAGCCCGCTTGGTGCCCCGGAGGAAG ATGAGGGGAAGCCAGGTTCCACTAGGAACCTGAAGCGTCTTCGGAAGACGATCACGATCGATTCCGCAGCCGCTGAGGAGCATGGGGCAGAGAGTGACGATGAAG CAAGTTGCCAAGAGTTGGCTCCATGCAGAAGGTCCAAGCGCCTAAGGTGCAAACCAACTAGGAAGAGGTCCAAACCAACTGGGAAGAGGGATTTGGGTGGCAAGGAGAGTGAAGATGATGTATTTGCAAATAGCTCGAGCAGTTCCCAGGATG ACGCCGGGAAGTTAGCATCTAGAAGATCAAAGCGTCTCAGGGAGAGGCTTACATCTGATTATTTTGATGGTGATGTGGGTGAAGACAAAGACACCCTGGGAAGTAGCTCTGATGATTATG ATGACAATTGTTCGGCTCCCCGCCGAGGATCAAAACGCCTTCGGAACAGACTGGGCCCCAGAAATATTTCATATGCTGATGATGATAGCGACACCGATGATA ATTGCAAGAAGATTGTCCCATGCAGGAGAACGTCAAAGCGCCTACAGGAGAAGCGGAAAGCTCATGATGTTTCAGAG GAGAGTTACACTGAAGCTTCGTCTTGCATGTTGTCGACTTCTTCATCAG ATGATGAATTATTGCACAATTCTATAAAACCTGGCAGACGTAATTCGGGTGGACCTAGTTGTTCGATCTGTAAG ATTGGAATTGCCTGCTCTTTTCTCATCAAATGCAAGAATTCCACTTGTTCTTGTAGCTTCCACACCTTTTGTCTTGATCCTCCTTTGCAAGAGATTATAGGCACCTGGGAATGTTCTTGGTGCAAAAGCAATGCAGCACCAGCAGTCAAGGTGACAGAAGtgttaacataaaaaaaaatccaaagacTTGTTGGCCACAGACGAATTCTTCAGGAGGCAGATTTCCAGTATCAATTCCTCGTGAAATGGCAATCTCTTTCTCATCATCATGACTGCTGG GTTCCGCTTGAATGGCTTCATGTATCTGATCCTTTACGAGTACAGAGCTATCTAAACAAGAACTG CTTGCCTAAGGAAGTTTATTCAGAGGATCAAAGGAAGCTTGAGTGGTTTGAAGTAGATCGTGCAATTGCATGTCGGAGGAAGTTCCATCATGAAGGTTTATGTGATGTCTTGGCTACTTTCCAGGATAACCAAGATTTCGACGGGTATGAGTTCCTTGTGAAATGGAAGGGCCTTGATTACTGTGAAGCTACATGGGAGCCATGTTGTACCGATGGTGTGCAACAGGTTGTTTCTATGCTTGTCAGGAGGCATAAAAATGCTTCAAAAAGAGTTAACATCAGCCAAACATGTCTAGATGGATCAAAAATAGAAGAGGTGCACTGTGGTTCTCTATATGACTATCAACTTCAAGGTTTACAATGGTTAATAGATAACTTCAAAACTAGGAGAAGCGTTATTCTTGCTG ATGAAATGGGTCTTGGGAAAACCGTTCAAGTTGTTTGCTTTCTGTACCACATTATTAAGGAAAGTTTGACTGCATCCCCAGCATTGATCCTTGCTCCAAAGAGCATCCTCCTGCAATGGGAAAAG GAATTTTGCCAGTGGGCTAGTGATCTTAATGTTATTGTTTATCAAGGAGACAGAGACTCTCGAAAGTGTATCCAAGTCCATGAAATGTACTCTTCTGATGGGAAACCTTTATTTGATGCTCTAGTGACAAGTTATGAGTTTGTCCAAATTGACAAGGCAGTTCTACAGAAATTCAAGTGGTCTACAATTGTCA TTGACGAGGCTCACAGAATGAAGAAGCTTGACTGCAACCTTGCAGCTTGCCTAAAACGATACTGCTCTGAATTTCGGTTGCTCCTTACG GGAACACCGTTACAAAATAACATCATGGAACTGTTTTCTTTGCTTCATTATATTGATCCGGATGAGTTCTCTGATCCAAAGGCTGATGGATTGTTCTCACCAATTGAATCTGGAAGGGATTTGACAATGGATGAAAAAGTTGCTAGGATTCACGATATTTTAAAGCCCAG GATGTTGCGGAGAATGAAATCTGATGTTCTAACAGATTCTATGCCAGTAAAGAAGTGGGTTGAAGTTCCATGTGCACTTGCAGATTCCCAGAGAGAACTTTACATTAATATTTTAGAGAGGAATTACTCAAAGCTTAACAGTGCCATTCGGAATG GCAGAAAACTTTCTCTGAACAAC TATCTATTTCCAGGACTTGAAGTTGGACAGCAAGCAACTGAAGATGTGTTTCTATCACTTATTGCTTCATCAGGCAAACTTCAACTTCTTCATAAG TTGCTCCCAAGATTGAAAGAAAGGGGAAATCGTGTACTGATTTTCTCGCAGATGACTAGGATGCTTGACATTCTTGAGGATTTTCTTTGTTCCCTGGGATACAAATATGCACG CATCGATGGGCAGACATCACTCTCTGCTAGGCAGGAGAGCATAAAAGAGTACAAAAACATTGATAGTGAAACATTTATTTTCTTGATGTCAACTCGTGCTGGTGGCATTGATA TTGAAACT CCTGGTGCAGATAGGGTAATTATATACG ATCCTGACTTCAATCCATTTATGGACTTGCAAGCACAATCTCGGGCTCATCGGATCGGGCAGACAAGACCAGTGGTTGTTTACCAACTCATTACAAAGTGTTCTGTCGAGGAAAAGATACTACAGAAGTCAAAGCAGAAGTTGGCCATCGAAAATATGTTGATGAACTCTTCCAAGAAGCCAAGTGCTGATGAGTTGCAGTCTATATTACTCCATGGAGCAAAGACAATTGTGGACAGGAAGATCAGTGCAACATCCATCCATTATGACAatgaagccattgagaatctCCTCAAGTTAGACCCTTCCACTGGTGAGAAATGCTCGTCGGATGATAACGGTTATCTTGGCAGCATTGTGAGCTTTGCTCATGGCGTCGAGGATGAAGCACCTTCTTCCCCAAAGGTTGAGGATCTGAAAGTTCTCAAGCCTGCTACTCCCAAGGTTGATCTCGGCCGTGGGAAGAGGCAAAGGAAAGTCGTGAACTACGCTGACGAGGTTGAGAATGAAGACAGTGATGATATGTATGCCCCGGAAGGTTCGTCGACTTCCGAATCCAGCAGTTCGTCCTCCGATGATGAAACTGACAGCGCTCTGCAGCTGCAAATAGTTACAGTACCGGACATTGATGCAGATTAG